A genomic segment from Canis lupus baileyi chromosome 31, mCanLup2.hap1, whole genome shotgun sequence encodes:
- the CLDN11 gene encoding claudin-11, with protein sequence MVATCLQVVGFVTSFVGWIGIIVTTSTNDWVVTCGYTIPTCRKLDELGSKGLWADCVMATGLYHCKPLVDILILPGYVQACRALMIAASVLGLPAILLLLTVLPCIRMGHEPGVAKYRRAQLAGVMLILLALCAIVATIWFPVCAHRETTIVSFGYSLYAGWIGAVLCLVGGCVIVCCAGDAQAFGENRFYYSSGSSSPTHAKSAHV encoded by the exons ATGGTGGCCACGTGCCTGCAGGTCGTGGGCTTCGTCACGAGCTTCGTGGGCTGGATCGGCATCATCGTCACCACGTCCACCAACGACTGGGTGGTCACCTGCGGCTACACCATCCCCACCTGCCGCAAGCTGGACGAACTGGGCTCCAAGGGGCTGTGGGCCGACTGCGTCATGGCCACGGGGCTGTACCACTGCAAGCCCCTGGTGGACATCCTCATCCTGCCGG GCTATGTGCAGGCCTGCCGAGCCCTGATGATCGCAGCTTCGGTCCTGGGGCTGCCGGCCATTCTCCTGCTGCTGACGGTTCTCCCCTGCATTCGAATGGGCCATGAGCCCGGTGTGGCCAAGTACAGGCGGGCCCAGCTGGCTGGCGTCATGCTCATTCTGCTGG CTCTCTGTGCCATCGTGGCGACCATCTGGTTCCCGGTGTGCGCCCACCGCGAGACCACCATCGTGAGCTTCGGCTACTCCCTGTACGCGGGCTGGATCGGGGCCGTGCTGTGCCTCGTGGGCGGCTGTGTCATCGTCTGCTGCGCCGGGGACGCCCAGGCCTTTGGTGAAAACCGTTTCTACTACTCCTCGGGCTCCAGCTCGCCCACTCATGCCAAGAGTGCCCACGTATAG